The sequence GCCTGTGTCAAAAGCATCACCGAATTGGATCCTAAGTCGAAACTCTTGGTCCCTACTCGCTTCTGCAGCTTCAATATAGCCGGCTTCGACCTCGATAAAGAGTGTGAGTATGCTTGCAATTGTTTCATCTGCAGTCTGGgtattgattgattgattgaacaTGCAGAGACTGATGAGTGTGGATTTCGCTTCGGTCTCTTCCCTTGGTGTATCTATGTGAACAATAAACTAGGCATGTTTTCTTGGCTGGTTCTGACTTGTGTCTCTTGCCCTTGATTTACAGCTAAGTTTGGCCTTGGGCCGCCGCTTGACAGCAATATAACTCCTGAGTTGGAGAAGTACATGGTGTCGTCAGCCGTCAACGTCATTTCCGTCAAAGTAATCGAGTCTGACCGGGGTTATCCAATAAGCGTATATGGTACTGTTCTTGCAAGGGATAGGATTGACTACAGATGTATCTATCTGTTCAGACGTGGAAGGGAAGACCCCCAGATGATCAGCTCCAAGGTGTGCAATAGTCCATCCCTTTGGTTTGTTAGCTTTTACTTACTCGTATATACTAATCAAATCCTATTATTTTTATCCTCTTGATAATAAATCTATTGTGTATACAAGGTGTGTATGCTGAATTTCACCATAATATTATATTATATAATCGCTGGTGCCCTAGTGAGTTTTCACAGGTCTGGTATCTGAGCCGAACTTTTTAGACTCAATACAAACTGAAATGCAAACAGCTCCATTCTTCAATATGGTCTGCTAAAATTTGCTAGGTTTATGCCATGTACTCTTTGGCATTTCTTCTATATGTACTTGTTTCCCTATAAGAACAGGTCCTGCTCTGCAAGCATTACGTACTCATGTTAACTGAAAAATGTCTCTTGTCATTCTTGGTTACAATTACCAGTATTCAGAAGGTTAGCATCATACCAGATACACGAATTTCAGTTAACATAGTTTGTGAGTTACCATTTTGACTGAAAACATTGAGAGCTGTTGCAGCTTACTGTCGGTTCACGTTGTAGCTATCTGAGCTTACTGTTTGTTCACGATGTAGCTATGTGAGCTTACTGTTATGTTATGATGTAGCTATCGTAGCATACTGTTCTCTCATGGTGTAGCTATCATAGCTTACTGTTCTATTGTGATCTCCAAGCTATTATTTGTCAATGTAGTTCCCTAGCAATTTGATTGTTATTGTCACACCACTATTTCATCAATTTAGTTCTGGCCACCTTTTCAAAACTTGTTGCTTTTTAACTTCATGTGAGGTTTAGTTGCTTATTTTGTACACTGTGGTCTTATTACTTGCTTCACATGTCAGGTTGTAAAAAGTGCCTTTTAATGCTGACATGTTCTTTCCACAAATAAAATAAGTGTTACCTTATGTTTAACATGCAAGCCACAAATGCATGGCTGTTGGTAGCAATTTATATCAGAGGTGATGGATGCTCCCCAGGCTAGTTATACAAGATACTTCTGAAAATTGGTTTGAGTTTATGTGTAGTCAGTTTGGTTTGGTTATCATGTCCAGCTATACAGCTTGCTCTACTTACTACGTAAGAGACATTTTGACATTACCGAAATTACGCTGCAGGATGATATGCTAACATTGACAGGTCCACGACGGGCATTAGTTCCGCCGGATAATATTTACTTTGAGTTCAATCTGAGGGTGAAGGGTGATGCTGGAGACGGAGATTTTAGCAAAGGTGTAATacagctccatgtcgttccctaTGACCCTGAACCAATCACAAGGGTGCTTAGTAGTTGGCTGAGCAGAGTGGAGTTGGTTCTCGCACCTGTTGATGGTCCAGTGGCAGCTAGCCTTGAAGTCAAGATTTTGAAAGGAGCACCACCTTTCATTGGCAAAATATGTGCTGGGACTAGTGAAAATCCTGAGACGCAGATGATTGTGTATGATAGTAGAGATATGAAGAGCGATTCCTCTGTTGTGTTAAGTCGTAACTTGGTAGCTGTCCCtgacccggatgatgaagaagaggaaaTTATCGTCCATGTTCGCTTCCTTGTCGATGGCGATGATGTCGATGACGAGGATGCAGGCACCTTGGTCAGCGTAGCATACCCTGCTGAAGAGCAAGTCTGCAGTCACGGCGCTTGAGAGCTGCAAGTGAACGTTGCCTGGACTGCCATCCTGTGCAAGCCGAGGGCAAAATATATCATGAGAAGAGGGAGGAGTACGCCCAGGGTTTTTACTTGCCCTCAGTATGAGCCTCTCTTTTGATTGGTCTCTAGTAACTTGTTCAGAATTTCTGTTCCCGTccctagtactccctctgtaaagtatagtgatctaaacgctcttatatttacagagggagtacatgtaagAAGCATGCACGACATCAGTCCCGAGTCTGGGTAGGTGCCTCCATCATAAGAGGCATCCACACCTGCGTCCCTCGATTGGGGGAACACAACTCTGAGATTGTCGACCACCGCCGGCGAGCCAGCCCCGAGCCAGGGTCATGTGAGCCTGCCTGGCAATGAGTAGCGTCATGTAGCGTCATCCTCGCTTCCCTGCCCCAACCAAGACCCTAGCGGCACGGCTTGGCAGAGCCACCCCGCCCGCGAAGAACGAGCCGAGGCAGCCAACTAGGGCCACCTAGTCATGCGTCACCTGTCGACCACGACGGTCGCTGTGGCCAGGTGCGCACCACTTGGCATGCTGTCCTCGGCTCGCGCCGCGAGCAGCCACAGCCGCCGCAGTCGCCACCGCCAATAGCGCCGTCTAAAGCCTGGCAGAAGCACCGGCGCCCACCATGGCGACTAAGGGGCCGCGCCGCGCCAACCCCGACCACCATGGGAATGAGAAGGCCTTGCCACTGTCGGCTCCTGTTGGGCTTTGCCCGGCCgagcctcggggcggcggcgggacaTGATAAGGTGGGAAgagggctggcggcggcggatttgccccccccccccccccccggcgcggaGGGAGAAAGGGGACGTTCTTCAATGTTGTTTACTCACTGAAAAAAAAAACAGCAGGTGCACATGTATCTTTATCATTTTGGCTCTAGATCTTAAAACTGCCTTGAAATCTGCAACTTAAATACTTTTCAGCTAGAACACTAACCTGCAATTTCTACCATAAATGACGCTAGGCTACCTGCCATTCTGAGGCAACCGCGTGTGCCAAGCCTGTTGGACCGCACGATTCTTTTACTATCACTCTGTTTTGACCGCTCGCGCTTGGTCAGGAGTTAGTTCATTTTCACATTCATAGCTGCTTCAAGAGTGGATGACGGGCGGGGCTTATTAGCCATGGGGCCGATAGAACTAGTGGTTTCATTTCGAGTTTGCGTACGTGAGAAGTTTTACCAAAGTGGGGGTACATGAAAATATGGGGTGGATTTCGCGTGCGCTAGCTGTGAAACCCTACAATCAATCCCCACGCACCTCGAGCCCCACGTctgtctcctccttcccctctcCACTCCCATGCTCCCCCGTGCATGGACTCCCATGGAGCCCCACGTctgtctcctccttcccctctcCACTCCCATGCTCCCCCGTGCATGGACTCCCATGCTCCCCCGTGCATGGAGAATTTCAGGTGCTCCCACACCTCCTGTGATACACTGATATGAGAGTTTGTGATCTGTCGGATCAAAGATCCAACGGCTAGTGTTTTAGTTATGGACACGTGCAAAATTATGggacttctctttttttttgcaagtTTGCACAAGCTCTTCCTGTGACCACTAGATCTTTGATCTGACGGACCACGAACTCTCGTATCACTGTACCACGGGAGGTGCGGAAGCACCTTAAATTCTCCCTGGCTACATCGTCGTACTCTTCCTCCTAAATCGATCTCCAGGTCACTCTAATTCAGTTCGTCTGGGAGAGGAAACGAAGGGAGAGGTCCGCCCCAGAGTCGCTCCCGCGGGCGACTCCGGGCGGCTTCCCTagcgccgccgccccagcccctCGCCTCGGCCtctcctccctcaccgccgccGGCGACGTCACCGGCCAAAGGCCGcgtggcgcaggcggcggcggggcgtctccTCCCGCGCGCAGGTGGCCGACGTTGCGGGGCGCCCCCTCCTGCCCGTCGGCGTCAGGCGGCGGCTCTCCTCTGCTCCGGCTCCCCTCCCCCTCTCCGGCGTCGTGGTGGCCCGCAGGAgtgcccccctctccttcctccctcctccagcGCGGCTTGTGGGGATCCGAGGAGGCGGGTTGCTCTGGCGGCGGATCTGGGTGGCTCTgcccagatctggttggtgttggTGGTTGGTGGCGGCGGGGACGGCCGGCGGCCCTGCTAAGGTGGTGGTGGCGCTGCTGGCGGCTGTGCTTCTCCGGTGGGGTGGTGGAGCTTCCGGTGGTGTTGGCCAGGGCGTGGATGCGGGGATGTGGGTTGCCACGGCGTGGTGGTGTCTCATGGCGGTGGTCTGGATCGTGTCACGGCAGCGGCTGGTCATCTCCGAGAGCGGCGTCGGCCGTCGGTGAGCGGCCTTTTTCGACCTTCGATCCCTCCCCTCGTCGTCCGGGCTCTACCCTCGTCATAGGGCTGGACTACTCCCAGTTGCGTTCCATTGCTCATCTCGCGCCCGTGGCTGCGAGacagagctcgtctcgcgcccggcagcaggacagagctcgtctcgcgcccggcagcaggaccgtgcttgtctcgcgcccggcagcaggaccgacctcGTCTCGCGCCTGGCAGCAGGACTGAGCTTGTCTTGCACCCGGTGCAGCAGGACgggtgatggaggcctttttttggGCCAGCCCTTTGGGTCTCCGCGCCGGGGGCCGTCCAGGGGTGTGTAAAGGAGCGACCTTTccactcgtctctttggttggggtagcgacgGGTCTCGGGtgcggtggtgtcaaggtcttggatgccggggcggcggccctggtggtggtagcgcggtgctcatgggcagagcccgtggcttggtgctgcccggtgaccatggccgtgtgggcggcatggtggcaggggtgtggcgttcggtggcggtgagtgcttgctggggtgaaaacctgttctatcctcggacggaccggcggcgacgTAGGgcgttaccttcttgaaggcgtcgtcgcggctctcaccgGTCATCGTGTTGCTCCAGAGGAAACTCTGACCCCCGGGTCAGGCGGTGGCGGCGCGCTAGCGTCGTaaccttcttggaggcgccgccttggagctctcggttcgtcatatgcggcttcatctcttcgcggtggcGTGTTCCCGGTGGAGGTC comes from Triticum aestivum cultivar Chinese Spring chromosome 5B, IWGSC CS RefSeq v2.1, whole genome shotgun sequence and encodes:
- the LOC123116364 gene encoding uncharacterized protein isoform X1, which translates into the protein MLGETQLPVTALIGRKRRWDKDAAAASYEEASDGDGAPKEQAPMAMEIAASPTTRDEEKQEDEDMAVPACKMGEQPLTEIESSTVSTVEEKEVTKEPEIPMWDSDDDGEFMLKAKAELEELHIACVKSITELDPKSKLLVPTRFCSFNIAGFDLDKESKFGLGPPLDSNITPELEKYMVSSAVNVISVKVIESDRGYPISVYGTVLARDRIDYRCIYLFRRGREDPQMISSKDDMLTLTGPRRALVPPDNIYFEFNLRVKGDAGDGDFSKGVIQLHVVPYDPEPITRVLSSWLSRVELVLAPVDGPVAASLEVKILKGAPPFIGKICAGTSENPETQMIVYDSRDMKSDSSVVLSRNLVAVPDPDDEEEEIIVHVRFLVDGDDVDDEDAGTLVSVAYPAEEQVCSHGA